The Alteribacter populi genomic sequence GAAATTTCCAAGTATGTAACGCCACCGCTCACTACCGTGGACTACCACAACGAGAAGGCTGGAATGAGAGTGGCTGCACTCCTCCTTGATGAAATTGAAAACAATATAGAGAAAAAAAGGAAATTGTCGATGGACTATAGACTTATCATTCGAGATAGTTTAAGATGATTTATGGAATCGATTACATATAAGGTTTTCTCTCTTTTTTTTGAGCTTTATGGAATCGATTCCATGCTTGAAACATATTTGAATTGAACACAAATTAATGGACATAATTTCAATGATAGGAAGGAGATTATCGATGTCTGAAAATCGTAGAATTGCCGAACAGTTAATCGCGGCCATCGGTGGCCAAGAAAATGTGGAATCCGTTGCGCATTGTGCTACTCGCTTGCGGATTATGATTAATGACAAAGAGAAAATCGATCAAAAGCGAGTAGAAGAATTAGATAAAGTTAAAGGCGCTTTTTATAATTCTGGCCAATACCAAGTAATCTTTGGTACGGGGACTGTGAACCGGATTCATGAAGAGGTCATTAATTTTGGAGTTTCTGAATCCTCAAAAGGTGAACAGAAAAATGAAGCCGCGAAACAAGGAAACAGCTTTCAACGAGCGGTTCGGACTTTTGGGGACGTTTTTGTTCCCATAATTCCAGTTTTAGTAGCAACGGGGCTATTTATGGGGTTACGTGGCCTTTTAACACAAGAAACCGTATTAGCCTGGTTTGGGCTCATTCCGGAAGATATTTCTGAGAACTTCCTCTTGTTTACTGAAGTTTTAACTGATACGGCATTTGCGTTCTTACCAGCGCTCGTTGCTTGGTCAGCTTTCCGTGTATTTGGTGGAAGTCCGATTATCGGGATCGTTCTCGGGCTCATGCTCGTAAGTCCTGCTTTGCCGAACGCATGGGCTGTAGCAGAAAATCCGGATCTTGCACTAACGTTCTTAGGCTTTATTCCTGTTATCGGTTATCAAGGCTCTGTACTTCCAGCTTTTATTGCAGGTTACGTAGGGGCAAAGCTTGAAAAATGGATTCGTAAACGTGTACCTGAAGCACTCGATTTAATTTTAACGCCATTCTTAACATTACTTATTATGATTACACTTGCTCTGTTTGTGATTGGCCCAATATTTCATGCTGTTGAAGCAGCAGTAATGGCTGCCACTACAGCTTTACTTCAATTACCGTTTGGAATCAGTGGTCTTATCATCGGTGGTCTGCACCAAATTATTGTGATTACAGGTGTACATCACATATTTAACTTCTTAGAAATTCAATTGCTCAATGAATTTGGAAATAACCCGTTTAATGCAATTATCACATGTGCAATCGCTGCT encodes the following:
- a CDS encoding sucrose-specific PTS transporter subunit IIBC; translated protein: MSENRRIAEQLIAAIGGQENVESVAHCATRLRIMINDKEKIDQKRVEELDKVKGAFYNSGQYQVIFGTGTVNRIHEEVINFGVSESSKGEQKNEAAKQGNSFQRAVRTFGDVFVPIIPVLVATGLFMGLRGLLTQETVLAWFGLIPEDISENFLLFTEVLTDTAFAFLPALVAWSAFRVFGGSPIIGIVLGLMLVSPALPNAWAVAENPDLALTFLGFIPVIGYQGSVLPAFIAGYVGAKLEKWIRKRVPEALDLILTPFLTLLIMITLALFVIGPIFHAVEAAVMAATTALLQLPFGISGLIIGGLHQIIVITGVHHIFNFLEIQLLNEFGNNPFNAIITCAIAAQGGAALAVGVKTKVKKLKALALPSSLSAFLGITEPAIFGVNLRYMKPFVMGLFGGAAGAFFASIVGLAGTGMAITVLPGTLLYLNEQIVLYLLANIISIGVAFVLTYMFGYTDKMKEEMDGEA